The nucleotide sequence CCCAGAAGATCTCCCTCAAGGTGGGGCTCGGGCCAAGTGGGGCTGCCTGGGACAAGGCTGGCAGAGGGGGGCAGACAGTGTGGCCAGTAGTGTCCAAGGGGCTAGAGGAGTGGGGGTTTCAGCCTCCCGTCCCCTCTTCCAGAAAAGGATCCCCTATAGAGAAACCAGGGTGCAAAGCAGCCCAGAGAGAAGGGGGGACACACAGACCTAGACAAAGGGGAGCAGAAGCCCCACAAACATGTCCAGAGGggacagaggtaatcaagttgaCTTAGGGAGAAGCTGCTTCCCACATGCCACGTTTGCTTGGAGTGTGAATGACTAATAAAAATAGCACTGTTTTCCTAAGATGTTTGTATTCTTCTAGTCACACTTTACATAagacttctttttgttgttattattagtgtatcattattattatttgggcAACATGAAGAGGGGTCAGTGATGAAATGAAGCCCCCATCCTCCAAACACTGCACCCACCCACTGCCGCCAACTGGGGGGATAGAGGGAGACAGGAGGGCAGAGTCGGATGAGGGAGGGTCTGACCTTCTCCATCTGTCTGGATGGGACACAGCCCTTCCCCCAGGGCTGAGGCCTCAAAGAGTCACTTCCCCTGTAGGGGTTTCCTGGAAAAAAGCACGGGGAGGTGGGAAGGGCCACGTGTGCTCCTGCCGCCTCCCCTGGGCTATTTCGGGCTCCCCTCGCTCGCCTCTCTCCTCTCCAGCTTCTCGGGCACCCTCCTCCCTGTGCGTGAGTGCACGTGcacttgtgtgtgtctgtgcatgcatgcgtgtgtgcacacacgtgtatctctttctctgcccacatatttctccctttctccGTCTCTGTCTGTTTCTGTCTCATTGCTGCTCTCTGCATCTCTGTCCGGGTGTGCACCCGATGTGGCGCATGTGCCTCGATCTCCCTCTGCGTCTCCtcatctctctctgtgtctctgtctctctcctagCTCGCTCCCTCTGTATGTGTCTGCCTTGCTCTCTGTTGGTCACTCCCTCTCTGGTCTCCTCGGTCCCCCCTGCAGCCTCTCTCTGCGTCCCTCTCAGATTCTGTGTGTGCCACCCAACCTGTGTCTAtcaccccctcccccactcctcaCAATGACTCTGtctcctgccctcctcctcctctcctctcccgtGGCTATCTCTGATGCACGCTCTGCGAGGCCAGGACATGGGACAAGGCTACCACGGCCACTGCCCTCGCCAAGCTCCAGCCCAAACACCCACCCCAGCTCTGCTTCCAGAAACACTGACCCTCCTCAACCTCCATCACCTCCCATTCCCAGTCCCCGCCATCGGAGAAGAAGGATAGCCCCTGAGAGGGGACCCTGCCTCCTCCAGGCAAGCTTGGGGCCAGGTCCTCTTCCACATCTCACCCATACTGcccacactttaggaggccgaggcagatggatcacctgaggtcaggaattggagacaagcctggccaacatggtgaaactctgtctctactaaaaatacagaaattagcccagtatagtggcgcgtgcctgtaatcccagctactcaggaggctgagacaagagaatcgcttaaacccaggaggtggaggttgcagtgagccaagattgcaccactgcactccagcctgggtgacagagaaagactccatctcaaaaacgtaataataataaaataataaaatattattattacaaatatttttacataaaaagaaaaacaactgggAGCTGGGAACTCAATCCtgtcaagagcaaaactctggcCTAGAAGTTGCAAATTGATGGGACAAGGGTCTACCCACCCCTCGAAAGGGCTTGATTTTGACCTGCAGATcagatgtctttttaaaaaaatggatttgtTGCCAAACGTGAACAATCAACAGATGTCATATAAAAACTGGGAGTTTGGAACAAAAATGGACCACTAGGCATCCCACGAGCACCCCCTCCTGCGGTGAGAAAGCCTTCTGGAACCACAAAGCAGTTGCCCAGCCCCCGCAGGCCCCTACCCCTTCCTCACCTCACTCTCGTAGTTTTCCAGCCTGGCCCCTGTGGGATTTTAGTTGGTGGCTCTGGATCCAAGGGAAGGTCCAGCTTCCAGGAGCCCAGTGGCCCTGGCTCTGACCTCTGAGGGGTGGTGATTTCACCTTTTCTGGGGACTCTGTCAGCTGTagcattttgctatttttatttttatttatttttgaggcagggtctccctctgttgcccaggctggagcacagtgacatgatcacagctcactgcagcctcaaacgcctgggctcaagggatcctcccacctcagcctcccaagtagctgggacttacaggcacacaccaccacactacctaatttttatttttttttgcagagatgggggtcttactatgttgcccaggctggtcttgaactcctcaagggatgctaaagtgctggaattacaggcgtgagccattgtgcccagctagCATTGttctaataaactccccttttatttatttattttttccatttttttttaagacggagtcttgctctgtcccccaggctggagggcagtggcgcgatctcagctcactgcaacctgtgccttctgggttcaagcaattctcccgcctcagcctcccgagtagctgggtctacagctgcctgccaccacccgtctaatttttgtatttttagtagagatgggatttcaccatgttggccaggctggtctcaaactccagacctcaggtgatctgcccacctcggcctcccaaagtgctggtattacaggcgtgagccactgtgcctggcccattccCCTTTTATTCTTATCTGGGGTCGAGTTTGTTTCCATCACTTGGGACCAAAAGAGCCCAACCTGCACCGTCCTGAAGGCAGCAGAGGCCCGAGGTTGCAGCATCCTCACAAGATGGCTCTGAGTCTGGCACCCCAGAATTTAAACACGGGGGAGTGACCGTGAGCTCCCCACAGGATGCCACTAAACACCTCTCCTTGGAAATAAACCAAGAGAGGGagcagggaagaaagaagaacatCTGACAAACCACGGGAATGACAGGCACGGAGTACAGAGCCCCGCCTCTCACTGCCCACAGAAGCCCTGAGAAGTCCCCAGAGCCCCAGTGCGTTCCACAGGTGTTCCCTGAGTCCCTCCTGAAGACTTGGTCCCTGTCATACGGTGCTGCCTCCCAGAACCTGAACGAGCTGCCACACTGAGTCCTACGGCATTGACGTGCCAGCTCATGTAGGCTCTGGGGACAGCACGATGTGACTGGGACAAGACTTGTCCTCAGGGAGCCAGCGTCCCAGCAGGGAGATGGACGATAGAGAGAAGCCAGTGTGATACGCAGTGGGGACATCGGGGGTGCAGGGGAGTGCCGGCGGGCGGCGAAGCGGCTGATTCCAGTGGGGCGGTCCAGGAAGGCCTCACAGACAGGaggacatttgagcagagacttgCACGGGGTTGTCTTATGGAAGAGTTCCTGGAGGCGACGAACAGCGAGTACAAAAGCCTCAGCCTGTCGGAGAGCTGGTAAAGGGGCCGGTGTGGCTGGAGAAGAGTGGGGGTGGAgaggagcagggaagggcaggaggCAGCAAGGCAGATTGCAGACTTCCTGGCAGTCCCTGGAAGGCATTCGACTGTGACTGAGTGAGGAAGGGTCCAGAGTGGAGAACGGGGGTGATCCGCCTCCAATGGAACAGGGAACCCTCCAGCCACTGGGTAGAGAAACAGACCATGAAGTCAAGGCCAGGAGCAGGGGGAGCTGCAGGGCTAGGTGGGATGCACTGGCTTCTGACTGACCGGTTGGCAGGATGGACCAATGGACCAGGCGTCCAAACTGAGGTTTGGAGGCCTGAGACCCTAGAGGGGAAGGGCAGCAATTCATGTAAAGTGGGGGCAGAacaggtgggggttgggggaccGTGGACTCCTGCAAGGAGCAGCTCCACTCACTCCCATTGGAAGTACAGACTCCATCTGCCAGGTTTTCAAGAAACGCCATAAATCCAGATGTTTCTATGAAGTGGCTCCATATTCAAATGTTGGCAACTTATTCAAAGACACTGTGAACACTGCAGGGCCAAACCAAACAGATACACAGTTCAGATGTGACACGTGGGCAACCTGTCTGCAGCCACAGACTCGATGGCAGCAAGTCCCATTTACCAAGTGCTGGCTGTGGCCAGTGAAGTGCTGGGACCACGTTATCTGGATCAACCCCAATGATGCTATGGTGGGGCAGATAGGATCATCCTCATGCCCCAACCAAGGaaactggggcccagagagggcagactcctacccaaggccacacagcagccGACAGTGGTATGAGGACTGGAACCTGGACCATCTGGGCCCAAACCCTGTGATGGGTCACGGGACAGGGCTCTGTCACCTCCATCATCCACACGAAACACTCAACAAAACTCCATTTTACACACGAGGAAAGAAAAgaccagagagagagggagtatGATTTCTCCAAAGCCACTCAGCAAGTTGGCATCAAAGCCTGGAGCCAAACCCAGGGCTTGTGACTCCAGATGCAGTGCTCTGCCCAACGAGCCTGGTTGGAGGAACCAAGGGACCCTGAGTGAGCTGGACTGGGGAGACTGGGGGGCAGCACAGCACAGCAGGCAACAGCCAGGCTCTGGAGCCTCCCGCCTGGGTACAcatcccagctttgccacttactagctgtgtgaccttgggcaactcacttcacctctctgtgcctctgtttacTCATCTGGGAATGAGAGCAACCAGGGCACCCACCTCATAGGGCTATATGCGGATGAAAGGAAGTAATACTTGtcaggccagccacagtggctcacgcctgcaatcccagccctttgggaggcccagcactttgggaagcaaatagcttgagcccaggaatttgagaccatcctgggcaacatagtgaaaccttgtctatacaaaaaaatacaaaaatcagccgggtatggtggcgtacacctgtggtcccagctactcaggaggctaaggcaggaggatggcctgagcccaggaggtggaggctgcaataagctgtgcTCACaataccacactccagcctgagcgacagaacaagaccagaaaaaaaaaaaaaaaaaaaaaacatgtcgAGGAGTTAGAGCAATGCCTTCCATTGTGCAAATATTTGCCCAACAAATCTCCCAACATGAAACCCATCGACTATGACACTAACATACTCCCAAGCACCAAAAACCTCCTGGTTGGGAACATCACAGGGGTCCTCATACTTGTGACACTGTAGCAGCATAATTTAGGGAACTGAGCAGAAGAGCTGGGGTTCTCTgttcaaaagaaaggaagaccAGACAGGTACAGGGAAGGCTAGCTGGAGACTTGACTCTGAGTGACAGGAAGGCGGTGCCGTGCCCCACATCTAATGATGACTCGGATGCTGGGTGCAGGATGAACTGGGGAGTGGGGGTGATGGCAGAGGCGGACGGATGGCTGCAGAAGTCCGTGGGAGACATGGATGGCTGTGGGTGGCTCAGCCCGGGGTGGCAGCCGCACCGAGATGGtgctccccactccctgccctaCATCACCAAATCCTTGCACCTCCAGTGGGTGCTAGCTGCTCTGATCCCCACCTACACAGTAGCCCTGGGAGGTGCCTGCCTGAAACCACGCTGCTTGTAAGAGGCTGTGGAACTTCCACCAGTTCTACAGGGGAGGGGGTGTTTTCGAGTCTGAAGGAAACATGCTCCTTTCTGCCCCAGCATCTCTGGGACTGCGGGAGGGGTCACCGCAGTGTGCGGCATGTTGGCTCCCAGCCTGGGATCCGCATGGGTCTTCTGGCTTCACACCCACCCCGTCGTCACCCAGCCCTGGGACTggtctctcccttctctctctaaTCTCACCCCCCTCCTGCCAGCCTGGCAAGTCCCCCAAGACCCCTCCACCTCCCCCCAGTCTTCCCGAGCCACCCTTTTCCTGCAGCTCAAAAGCATACGGGATGAAGTCCAATGCGTGTGGACGTCGCCTGTCCTCCCAGCTGGCACAAGCCCCCCCACCTGCCCCACCGTCGCCCCCACCCTAGACCTTCATTCTCCCCTCCTCCAGGCCTCTCCTCAGccacccccaccacacccacCAGAACGATGCTTGCGTCTGCTCCCTACCCAACCCCTCCCCAGCATCTCAACCAGAAGAGAAATCCAATTTGTGTGAAGGGCTTGGGGTAACTCTGTGTCGAGGCCACGCTTCCCTTTCTGTTTGTGGAAGGACACGGGTGCTCTTCTTGGAGCAAGGAGAAAAGGTTTCTTTGTCCAGGGTCTGGTGAAAGTATGTCTGTTTAGGGCAGGCTGCAGTTTTCTCGGTGAACGCTGTAGACTTTTAGTGTGGGAAAAGGGCTTATTACGTTCCCCTGTGGCTGCCCGAGTGGGGAGAGGTTTTTCTGAGCCTAGAAAGGAATGACCAAACAGGCGAACAGGCGTTGGAGAGGAGGGAACATTTAGCAGCTCCTTCTCACGGAGCGGTGAGGATCTCCTGGTTGGTGTTTGCATTTGGGTGCACGTGAAacacacagaaggaaagaaagctttGCTGTAGTGTCATGGAAGGGAGGGAAGTTTAGCCTTGATGTATGGGGGTTGGGATGGCGGGATTTTGTTCAGGGGACTATTggggtgttgttttttttttttttttttttttgctcttcgagtaaaaaaataaaatagtcacaGAACCCAGAAGAAAGGTTGTCATGGCAACAAAAGTTTGAGGCCAGGTACTTATCACCCTTTCAAGACCACAGTGGTGGAGAAGGCAGGATTTTGGCACTACAGGATCAGCTGCAGAAACAACCCCAGCTGGCTCCGATTCCCAAATTTCTCACCAGCACTGACAAGCTGATAACTATTTTCCAAGCTCTCAGAGAGGAAAATTGTGATTTCGGGGGAGGGATGATCTCCAGCCCACAGTGACCAAGAGGAAACTGTGGGTTTCTTTTATTTACCCAACAAATTAACCATCCGCATTTCTAACTCACAGAGTATTGGGAGTGAGGGTCTTAACTGAGCCCCCCAAAATGCCAACTTCCCTGACCCCTCAACTATACTATTCTCTTCCCCGATTCCTTCACTCTGATTTCTTTCTGTTCCCAAGAAGACAATTTGAGCTCCCTTCCCAGAATCCCCTGTGAGCCTTAagtttctcatctgaaaaagCAAGTGCCCTAGAAGTGTCTGCCTCAAAGGTGGCAGCCGGGATTCAACAAGATTCAGGAGATGAGAAGTTTCAGCAGGACCTGGTGCACGTTcaaggctcaataaatgttagctaacattgcttttaaaataattttcaattaatCATCTTTTGAAATACTTAAATATCCCAAGTCAAGCCCTGAATGAACTACAGGGAAATAACTGTAGCAAGTACTGGGACCGTGACCTTCAGGGAGCAGCCAAGAGAGACTCCAAACAATTAAGAGGCTCAGCTGACCAGCTTGGACCAGGACACTCCACAGAGGTAGAGACAGGGCCACTCCCGTGCCAGAGATGCACCATTGTATTTTCAGGTGTGTGCACAGAGGTGGTATGTCCCCAGGGTTGGGTCTCCTGAACCTTGGAAACACCTTCTTGAACTTGGAGAAAGATGTACAGCAGCAAGATGTCTACCTCCAAGGACGAAGATGTTTCTGACAACAAGGTGTTATGAGGCCTCTGTGTGAGAGATTAGGGTTGGGCTGTGCGCAAGGCAGAGACTTTTGGCCAAGATGCCTTTTGAAGTGAGTAATTTTAATTGCATCCCACAGTAAACATTTGAGTCTTGAGTGTAAAGCAGAAGTGGGTCTGATGGGGTGAAACCAATCAGGGGCAGGTCCCTATTCAAACACCATGTATCTCTGACAAACAGCCAGCCCGGTTCAAGTCACAGAAAAGTTTGGTCAGGCACCCCCAGAAGCCAGACAGAGGAGGCAGCACGGCGGGAAACCTCCGGTTCATCGTCCCAAGGCCCCATCCAGTATGCACCCTGCAAATGTTTCTTGAGGACCTGACCTAATAAGCACTAGACACTACTCGGAGGCAGCAGTGAACGAGACCAACCAACCGGGCTGGCCCTCACAGAGTGACCTCCTATGGGGAGAAGGAACTATAAGCTAGTGACCAAAAACAGGCCCCAGAAAATGTCAGGCAGCGCCAAGTGTGGCAGGCAGAGCAATGCGATGGTGAGATCTAAAGATGGAGACCCTCCCTCCAACGGGGAGCTCACAAGGTTGTCTCTCCTCAGTGTCCCGACTTGGAAGGCGGTCCAGAGAGTCCCAGTGAAACTGACCAGGAGCCCCTGGAGAAGGAGGTGGGGCggggaagggcattccagacagaggatgcagcctgtgcaaaggcctgGAGCTTTTCACTGGGTTCGCTTCACAGcttcctccctctgccctctAAACCACTTAGGCCACTGGCTTATTTAGGGCAAACTAAGGGTGGAGGTCTGCTCTTACCCACCCTtgagcacacacacatatgtggtGTCCACACTGAGGAGCTAGGCATGCAGGGACGAGTTTTAACCTTGGAGAAAGAGGTCAATTCACTGAGGAGGGTGCCCACGCCTGGACACCCCTCTGAGACACCACGTCTTTTGAGCCAGCTCTACCTGCTGTGTGGCACAACCGGCTGTCGGGCAGTTGTCCCCTGGGCCCTGCCCCAGCCCGGCTGTCTGCCTCCAAAACacgcactccagcccaggctgccTCTGGAATGTAGAGGAGGGGGTTCACGCAAAGGGGACAGCTTGATCTGCCTTCTGAAAAGTCAGTCCCCCCACCGAACCTAATGGGAGCCTTGTGCTAAGCTAAGCCCTCCTGGACTCCTCGACCCGGAGTTTGCCTAGCCGTCCCCAGTTCCCCAGTCTGCCTCTCCCAGGAGGGGGCCAGGATACAGAGGGCTCCCTGGCATCTGGCAACAGGGGTGCCTCTGGGCGGGTGCAGCTTTCTGGGAGCCCGTGGactcccccactccccactcccgtCTGAGAGGTTGGGCGCGGGTTGGCGATGGGGGTGGAAGGCTCCCGGGTCTGTGGATCTGCGGCGGGAGGGGCGGCTGATAACAGGAGTCCATgcatcacccccacccccaggggcGTTCCGGGGTGGATGGGGGCATCTAGTGCCCCgcgaaaggaagaggaggagggggcgaGCGTGGAGATGAGTTGAGGCGCGGAAAGCAGCGCGCGCCCCTCTGACCAGCAGCTGGGGTGGGCGCCTTCCCGGGGCGCGGGAGCGTCCCCAAAGCCGCGGGGCGTCCGCAGAGGGTAGGAGGTCTGCCTTGCACCTCTCCACCGCGGAGCGTCCCGCATGTCCCCCCGCGCTGGTCCCCGGCCCCGGAACGGCGCGCGCCCCCTGCCCCGGAACGTCGCCCCCAGCCCGGCGGAGCGCCGGGAGCTGGGCCCAGGCGGCGGGAGGAGGGCGAGCGGGTCCGGGACTCGGGCCTCGGTGGCCGCGCCGCCCCGGGGGAGCCGGAGCCTAGCTGGCCGCCGCCCGCGCGCACTCACCAAGCCCGCTGAGCTCTTCCTCGCACGAGTACCAGATGCCGGTGTGGAAATTCCTGAAGAGGAAGCGGTCGTCGCCGGTCTCCCAGCTGTAGAGCGCGCCGCCAGGGGGGCCGTTCCccgcggcggtggcggcggcggcagcggggGCGGCGGTGCCGTTGGCCGTGGCGTTGGCGCCCGAGTTGGGGCAGTTGGCGCGCCCGCCCTGGCCGCAGCCCGGCTTGGGGACCCGCTGCGTGCCCTGGCACCAGTGCGTGGTGAGGAACGCGGTGGTGGCGAACAGCAGCGCCAGCAGGTTCAGGGCCACGGCCAGGAGCGCTCGGCCGCGGCGGCTCGTCTTCATGCCGCCCGCGCCGCCGGGACGGGACCGCACCGCCGGGGAGCTCCGCGCGCGAAGTTGGCAGCCGGCGCCCCGCGTCAGCGGCCGCTGCCCGCCGCGCCCCGGGGCTCTGGCGCCTGCGATCGGCGGCGGCGGACGCGGCGCGGGCCCATGCCCCCCCCAACcccggggtgggggcggggcgcaGGGGGCGCGGGGGGCGCgcggggcgggcgggcggggagggCGGCGGCGGAGGAGCGGCTCCGGCGCGCCCGGAGCCCGGAGCGCGAGTGCACCTCGGCAAGGAGCCGCTGGCGCCTGGCAGCGGCCACGGCGCAGGGACGCGCGCCCCTCCGTGGGGAGACACCTGCAGGCGGCCGGCGACACTGTTCCGGCGCCCGCCCGCACGGGGAGAGGGGGCGCCCCACGCTGGGCGCGGGCGGGGGCCTGGGAGTGGAGGGACGCCCCTGAAAGAAACCCGAAACAGGGTGAGGGTCTGAGACGCAAGGGGAATCCCAGGCAAGGCGCTCCTGAGAAAAATCCCCACGGCGGACGTGGGGCAACAAAACCCACCGGGAGCGGGCATCTCATGAGACCCAGAGAGGCCCTGCCCTAGGAAACAAGGGCAGAGGCTGCTGGGGTCCCCCAAGAGGGACATAGACCAGCAGGACCCTGCCCCAGAAGGGGATCCCCAAAAGGAGCCCCGCACCAGACCCTGAGAAAGGAGTTTTCCAAAGAGTCTAAACAGCAGAGCCTGCAGGGCTTCCCACAGCCAGGGAGCTGCAAGACCCCCTGGGTAAGACACCCCATGCTGGACCTGGAGTGTCAGGATCTGTCAGGAGGCGCCCCTCCTGGAGTGTGGGGTTATAGGGTTTGAAACGTTTTTCTATCTCCTGGGTGTCACCTCCAGCATCTGGGAAGAGCTCCCTTCCAAGGATGAAACTGTCATCTGGGCTCCCAACCACAGCATGCAACTGCAGGAAGAGTGGAAACGGGGTACCCCAGACAGCCCACTGCACCCACCTGAGATCCCAAACAGCAGAGCCCTAGCAGGGCCCATGCCGACCACAAAGTTACTGCAGCTACTAGGCAGTGGTGCCCTGCAGGGGCTGCCAACCCTGCTCACATGCACACCATGTGAATGTGAGTAGAATCTTCAAgattggggtgggggcagggtggtcAAACATACTGACTTTGGGATCAAGTAAATCTAGGGCTTGaccagctgtgtggctttgaacaagtcacttaccctctctgagcctcaatttccatAACTATAAAAAAGGGAGGACCCCCCCACCCACCTTCAAAGTATATCACAGTGGGCTGCTGTAATGAGATCATGGCTGCAAAAAGCATTTGGCACACAGTAGACTCAATAAACGTTAATAATTCACTGTTACTAACATCTGAACCAAGATCAGTTGACCAAACTCAGACAAACCTCTTCGGACTCTCTTGTGCAACGTGGGAACTGTGTGCACTCCTGTCCCCAGCTCTGCTCTAAGATGACCACGCTCCCTGAACTCCCTTCGTGCTGCACAGCGCTTACTGCCCAGATGCTCAGGGCGTGCAACAATTAATTGCATGTTGATTGTAAGAGCTCATTTGAATTCTGCCCAAGCTGAGAACTGCTCCGACAACCCCCGGCTTGCCGAGTGGCGGGCCTTGCAGAATTCAAGGTGAACCGATTATGAATTG is from Macaca fascicularis isolate 582-1 chromosome 20, T2T-MFA8v1.1 and encodes:
- the GSG1L gene encoding germ cell-specific gene 1-like protein isoform X6; translation: MKTSRRGRALLAVALNLLALLFATTAFLTTHWCQGTQRVPKPGCGQGGRANCPNSGANATANGTAAPAAAAATAAGNGPPGGALYSWETGDDRFLFRNFHTGIWYSCEEELSGLGEKCRSFIDLAPASEKGLLGMVAHMMYTQVFQVTVSLGPEDWRPHSWDYGWSFWMEKRDGSEEEDFHLDCRHERYPARHQPHMADSWPRSSAQEAPELNRQCWVLGHWV